Proteins encoded in a region of the Salvelinus sp. IW2-2015 linkage group LG27, ASM291031v2, whole genome shotgun sequence genome:
- the LOC111953539 gene encoding acyl-coenzyme A thioesterase 9, mitochondrial isoform X2, translating into MLLPRFRFLRSVTSLTTRAFSRGPVSLQGKAPDMSEVRNRLREIVGASTNWSDHQQALADRLSLSNQLAGSQDELPVRRMKDSYIEVHLPLGTDPTLREKYLNYHKGVRFGRILEDLDSLAVLICYSHTHNKALQRSPLSIVTALVDKIDMRKQIIHPDCDIKFTGHVTWVGKTSIEAKMHMSQYHDGAYTPVLDATFVMVARDPENKRAAFVNPLKPEGPEEEELFQQGEINKTRRIELSTASLLKVAPTAEERKIVHSLFLNTLDTKTVSFRSRVLPPNSVWMEDAKVKGLEICHPQERNIFNRIFGGFLMRKAYELGWANACAYGGCRPNLVAVDDILFQKPVEIGSLLLLSSQVCYTEGNYIQVRVHTEVLDPLTRHHNTTNVFHFTFVTDKDVPNIVPQSYGESMLYLDGKRHFNQTLESQ; encoded by the exons GTTCCGTTTTCTGAGATCGGTGACATCTCTGACAACGAGGGCGTTCTCCCGGGGCCCTGTGTCTCTGCAGGGGAAGGCCCCGGACATGTCTGAGG TGCGCAACCGGCTGAGGGAGATTGTGGGAGCGTCCACTAACTGGAG CGACCACCAGCAGGCGTTAGCTGACCGTTTGTCGTTGTCCAATCAGCTGGCTGGTTCTCAAGATGAGCTTCCTGTCCGCAGGATGAAGGACAGCTACATAGAGGTCCACCTTCCCCTGGGCACAGACCCTACCCTTAGAGAGAAATACCTTAACTACCACAAAGGTGTCAG GTTTGGCCGTATCCTGGAGGATCTGGACAGTCTAGCAG TGTTGATCTGTTACTCTCACACCCATAACAAGGCACTTCAGAGATCTCCTCTGTCCATCGTCACTGCCCTGGTGGACAAGATAG ACATGAGGAAACAAATCATCCACCCTGACTGTGACATCAAGTTCACTGGTCACGTGACCTGGGTGGGGAAGACCTCCATTGAAGCCAAGATGCACATgtctcag TACCATGATGGGGCCTACACTCCAGTTCTGGATGCTACGTTTGTTATGGTGGCCAGAGACCCTGAGAACAAGAG gGCGGCGTTTGTTAACCCTCTGAAACCAGAGGGGCCTGAGGAGGAGGAACTGTTTCAACAGGGAGAGA tCAATAAGACGCGTCGTATAGAGCTGAGTACAGCGTCTCTACTGAAGGTGGCCCCTACTGCTGAGGAGAGGAAGATCGTACACAGCCTGTTCCTCAACACCCTGGACACCAA GACAGTGAGTTTCCGCAGCAGAGTTCTGCCTCCTAACTCCGTATGGATGGAGGACGCCAAAGTCAAAGGATTGGAGATCTGCCATCCAcag GAGAGGAATATCTTTAACAGGATCTTTGGAGGGTTTCTGATGAGGAAAGCTTACGAGCTGGGCTGGGCTAACGCATGCGCCTACGG gggGTGTCGGCCTAACCTGGTTGCCGTGGACGATATCCTCTTCCAGAAGCCTGTAGAGATTGGCTCCCTATTACTGCTCTcatcacag GTGTGTTACACAGAGGGGAACTACATCCAGGTCAGAGTTCATACAGAGGTCCTTGACCCCTTGACCCGGCATCACAACACCACTAACGTCTTCCACTTCACCTTCGTCACAGACAAAGACGTCCCCAACATAGTACCGCAGAGCTACGGAG aGTCCATGTTGTACCTGGATGGGAAGAGACACTTTAACCAGACCCTGGAGTCTCAGTGA
- the LOC111953539 gene encoding acyl-coenzyme A thioesterase 9, mitochondrial isoform X1, which produces MLLPRFRFLRSVTSLTTRAFSRGPVSLQGKAPDMSEGNAHLLVSNVRNRLREIVGASTNWSDHQQALADRLSLSNQLAGSQDELPVRRMKDSYIEVHLPLGTDPTLREKYLNYHKGVRFGRILEDLDSLAVLICYSHTHNKALQRSPLSIVTALVDKIDMRKQIIHPDCDIKFTGHVTWVGKTSIEAKMHMSQYHDGAYTPVLDATFVMVARDPENKRAAFVNPLKPEGPEEEELFQQGEINKTRRIELSTASLLKVAPTAEERKIVHSLFLNTLDTKTVSFRSRVLPPNSVWMEDAKVKGLEICHPQERNIFNRIFGGFLMRKAYELGWANACAYGGCRPNLVAVDDILFQKPVEIGSLLLLSSQVCYTEGNYIQVRVHTEVLDPLTRHHNTTNVFHFTFVTDKDVPNIVPQSYGESMLYLDGKRHFNQTLESQ; this is translated from the exons GTTCCGTTTTCTGAGATCGGTGACATCTCTGACAACGAGGGCGTTCTCCCGGGGCCCTGTGTCTCTGCAGGGGAAGGCCCCGGACATGTCTGAGG GGAATGCTCACTTGCTAGTGTCAAATG TGCGCAACCGGCTGAGGGAGATTGTGGGAGCGTCCACTAACTGGAG CGACCACCAGCAGGCGTTAGCTGACCGTTTGTCGTTGTCCAATCAGCTGGCTGGTTCTCAAGATGAGCTTCCTGTCCGCAGGATGAAGGACAGCTACATAGAGGTCCACCTTCCCCTGGGCACAGACCCTACCCTTAGAGAGAAATACCTTAACTACCACAAAGGTGTCAG GTTTGGCCGTATCCTGGAGGATCTGGACAGTCTAGCAG TGTTGATCTGTTACTCTCACACCCATAACAAGGCACTTCAGAGATCTCCTCTGTCCATCGTCACTGCCCTGGTGGACAAGATAG ACATGAGGAAACAAATCATCCACCCTGACTGTGACATCAAGTTCACTGGTCACGTGACCTGGGTGGGGAAGACCTCCATTGAAGCCAAGATGCACATgtctcag TACCATGATGGGGCCTACACTCCAGTTCTGGATGCTACGTTTGTTATGGTGGCCAGAGACCCTGAGAACAAGAG gGCGGCGTTTGTTAACCCTCTGAAACCAGAGGGGCCTGAGGAGGAGGAACTGTTTCAACAGGGAGAGA tCAATAAGACGCGTCGTATAGAGCTGAGTACAGCGTCTCTACTGAAGGTGGCCCCTACTGCTGAGGAGAGGAAGATCGTACACAGCCTGTTCCTCAACACCCTGGACACCAA GACAGTGAGTTTCCGCAGCAGAGTTCTGCCTCCTAACTCCGTATGGATGGAGGACGCCAAAGTCAAAGGATTGGAGATCTGCCATCCAcag GAGAGGAATATCTTTAACAGGATCTTTGGAGGGTTTCTGATGAGGAAAGCTTACGAGCTGGGCTGGGCTAACGCATGCGCCTACGG gggGTGTCGGCCTAACCTGGTTGCCGTGGACGATATCCTCTTCCAGAAGCCTGTAGAGATTGGCTCCCTATTACTGCTCTcatcacag GTGTGTTACACAGAGGGGAACTACATCCAGGTCAGAGTTCATACAGAGGTCCTTGACCCCTTGACCCGGCATCACAACACCACTAACGTCTTCCACTTCACCTTCGTCACAGACAAAGACGTCCCCAACATAGTACCGCAGAGCTACGGAG aGTCCATGTTGTACCTGGATGGGAAGAGACACTTTAACCAGACCCTGGAGTCTCAGTGA
- the LOC111953539 gene encoding acyl-coenzyme A thioesterase 9, mitochondrial isoform X3 — protein MSEGNAHLLVSNVRNRLREIVGASTNWSDHQQALADRLSLSNQLAGSQDELPVRRMKDSYIEVHLPLGTDPTLREKYLNYHKGVRFGRILEDLDSLAVLICYSHTHNKALQRSPLSIVTALVDKIDMRKQIIHPDCDIKFTGHVTWVGKTSIEAKMHMSQYHDGAYTPVLDATFVMVARDPENKRAAFVNPLKPEGPEEEELFQQGEINKTRRIELSTASLLKVAPTAEERKIVHSLFLNTLDTKTVSFRSRVLPPNSVWMEDAKVKGLEICHPQERNIFNRIFGGFLMRKAYELGWANACAYGGCRPNLVAVDDILFQKPVEIGSLLLLSSQVCYTEGNYIQVRVHTEVLDPLTRHHNTTNVFHFTFVTDKDVPNIVPQSYGESMLYLDGKRHFNQTLESQ, from the exons ATGTCTGAGG GGAATGCTCACTTGCTAGTGTCAAATG TGCGCAACCGGCTGAGGGAGATTGTGGGAGCGTCCACTAACTGGAG CGACCACCAGCAGGCGTTAGCTGACCGTTTGTCGTTGTCCAATCAGCTGGCTGGTTCTCAAGATGAGCTTCCTGTCCGCAGGATGAAGGACAGCTACATAGAGGTCCACCTTCCCCTGGGCACAGACCCTACCCTTAGAGAGAAATACCTTAACTACCACAAAGGTGTCAG GTTTGGCCGTATCCTGGAGGATCTGGACAGTCTAGCAG TGTTGATCTGTTACTCTCACACCCATAACAAGGCACTTCAGAGATCTCCTCTGTCCATCGTCACTGCCCTGGTGGACAAGATAG ACATGAGGAAACAAATCATCCACCCTGACTGTGACATCAAGTTCACTGGTCACGTGACCTGGGTGGGGAAGACCTCCATTGAAGCCAAGATGCACATgtctcag TACCATGATGGGGCCTACACTCCAGTTCTGGATGCTACGTTTGTTATGGTGGCCAGAGACCCTGAGAACAAGAG gGCGGCGTTTGTTAACCCTCTGAAACCAGAGGGGCCTGAGGAGGAGGAACTGTTTCAACAGGGAGAGA tCAATAAGACGCGTCGTATAGAGCTGAGTACAGCGTCTCTACTGAAGGTGGCCCCTACTGCTGAGGAGAGGAAGATCGTACACAGCCTGTTCCTCAACACCCTGGACACCAA GACAGTGAGTTTCCGCAGCAGAGTTCTGCCTCCTAACTCCGTATGGATGGAGGACGCCAAAGTCAAAGGATTGGAGATCTGCCATCCAcag GAGAGGAATATCTTTAACAGGATCTTTGGAGGGTTTCTGATGAGGAAAGCTTACGAGCTGGGCTGGGCTAACGCATGCGCCTACGG gggGTGTCGGCCTAACCTGGTTGCCGTGGACGATATCCTCTTCCAGAAGCCTGTAGAGATTGGCTCCCTATTACTGCTCTcatcacag GTGTGTTACACAGAGGGGAACTACATCCAGGTCAGAGTTCATACAGAGGTCCTTGACCCCTTGACCCGGCATCACAACACCACTAACGTCTTCCACTTCACCTTCGTCACAGACAAAGACGTCCCCAACATAGTACCGCAGAGCTACGGAG aGTCCATGTTGTACCTGGATGGGAAGAGACACTTTAACCAGACCCTGGAGTCTCAGTGA